In the Leifsonia sp. 466MF genome, one interval contains:
- a CDS encoding MinD/ParA family ATP-binding protein, which translates to MADRSDADAPEERAPRDLVPADDELTPARSFEPTSSREPTLDVESTLSIAVDLPPTPPREIPEDEAAVAIDEVPVDPGFVASPAEPTTMSVAIVASRLASTPEPPEGASAPAADVPPLSASDAFAGSRRDRLRGEQSGQPEPAAMLTADRLLEVNRKTRPGPEGPWQRFVYNVTFRTVNLGDSAKVRARKELDHRIQKHFEGGARFVPVLTRKGGVGKTTVTTLLGMALASAREDRIIAIDANPDRGTLSERVPRQTRSTVRDVVHKAASIGGFTDFSALVSRDETRLDILASDTDPMLSEAFDENDYNVVADLSARFYSIVLTDCGTGIVHSVMRATLQRADSLVIVSGGSVDEARLASETLTWLEANGYGELVRNAVVALNTATHATNLVKLEEIEAHFRSRVREIVRVPYDPQLAAGSVVSWKDLKPLTRLSARTLAALVVEGLPAERD; encoded by the coding sequence GTGGCTGACAGGTCCGACGCCGACGCGCCCGAGGAGCGCGCCCCGCGCGACCTCGTGCCCGCGGATGACGAGCTGACGCCCGCGCGCTCGTTCGAGCCGACGTCGTCGCGCGAGCCGACGCTGGATGTCGAATCGACGCTGAGCATCGCCGTCGACCTCCCGCCGACGCCGCCGCGCGAGATCCCGGAGGACGAGGCCGCCGTCGCGATCGACGAGGTCCCGGTCGACCCGGGATTCGTCGCCTCGCCCGCCGAGCCGACCACCATGTCGGTCGCCATCGTCGCCTCGCGTCTCGCGTCGACGCCCGAGCCTCCGGAGGGTGCATCGGCTCCCGCCGCCGACGTGCCCCCGCTGTCCGCGTCCGATGCGTTCGCCGGCTCCCGCCGCGATCGGCTCCGCGGCGAGCAGTCGGGGCAGCCCGAGCCCGCCGCGATGCTGACCGCGGACCGCCTCCTCGAGGTCAACCGCAAGACGCGTCCCGGCCCGGAGGGACCGTGGCAGCGCTTCGTCTACAACGTCACCTTCCGCACCGTGAACCTGGGCGACTCGGCCAAGGTGCGGGCGCGCAAAGAGCTCGACCACCGCATCCAGAAGCACTTCGAGGGCGGCGCACGTTTCGTACCCGTGCTGACCCGTAAGGGCGGCGTGGGCAAGACCACGGTCACCACGCTGCTCGGGATGGCGCTGGCGTCGGCCCGCGAGGACCGCATCATCGCCATCGACGCGAACCCGGACCGCGGGACGCTGTCGGAGCGGGTTCCGCGCCAGACGCGTTCCACCGTGCGGGACGTAGTGCACAAGGCCGCGAGCATCGGCGGCTTCACCGACTTCTCGGCACTGGTCTCGCGCGACGAGACGCGGCTCGACATCCTCGCGTCCGACACCGACCCCATGCTCTCGGAGGCGTTCGACGAGAACGACTACAACGTCGTCGCCGACCTCTCCGCACGGTTCTACTCGATCGTGCTCACCGACTGCGGAACCGGCATCGTCCACTCGGTCATGCGCGCGACTCTGCAGCGGGCGGATTCGCTCGTCATCGTGTCCGGCGGCAGTGTGGATGAGGCGCGCCTGGCCTCCGAGACGCTCACCTGGCTGGAGGCGAACGGCTACGGCGAACTCGTCCGCAACGCCGTCGTCGCGCTGAACACCGCCACGCACGCCACGAACCTGGTGAAGCTGGAGGAGATCGAGGCGCACTTCCGCTCGCGCGTCCGCGAGATCGTCCGTGTCCCGTACGACCCGCAGCTGGCCGCCGGCTCGGTGGTGTCGTGGAAGGACCTCAAGCCGCTGACCCGCCTCTCGGCCCGCACGCTGGCCGCTCTCGTCGTCGAGGGCCTGCCCGCGGAGCGCGACTGA
- the def gene encoding peptide deformylase — MTERQIRLFGDPVLKTPSDPIGEIDDGVRGLVEDLVDSVLPPGRAGVAAPQIGVNERAFSYNVDGKVGYVINPVLVEVSGEPELMDEGCLSVPGLWFKTLRYPFARVTGIDLDGNEIEVSGTGVLAQALQHETDHLDGKLYLDRLDKESRREAMKQVRESDWF, encoded by the coding sequence GTGACCGAGCGTCAGATCCGCCTGTTCGGCGACCCCGTCCTGAAGACCCCGTCCGATCCGATCGGCGAGATCGACGACGGCGTGCGGGGGCTGGTCGAGGACCTGGTGGACAGCGTGCTCCCGCCGGGCCGCGCCGGCGTCGCAGCTCCGCAGATCGGCGTCAACGAGCGCGCGTTCAGCTACAACGTCGACGGGAAGGTCGGGTACGTCATCAATCCCGTGCTCGTCGAGGTGTCGGGGGAGCCGGAGCTGATGGACGAGGGCTGCCTCTCGGTGCCCGGTCTCTGGTTCAAGACGCTGCGCTACCCGTTCGCCCGGGTGACGGGCATCGACCTCGACGGCAACGAGATCGAGGTCTCCGGCACCGGTGTGCTCGCGCAGGCCCTGCAGCACGAGACCGACCACCTCGACGGCAAGCTCTACCTCGACCGGCTGGACAAGGAGAGCCGCCGCGAGGCGATGAAGCAGGTCCGCGAGTCGGACTGGTTCTGA
- a CDS encoding NAD-dependent epimerase/dehydratase family protein, with product MRIAVTGGSGKLGRTVVRELRKSGDVVVSLDAAGERGPGFVRVDLTDYGQTVDAIFGVNDKHDGFDAIVHLAAIPAPGILSDVATFHNNIRVTYNVFQAARRAGIRNVVYASSETVLGLPFDVPPPYIPVDEDYPARPESTYSLVKHLEEQMAIELVRWDPALKIVALRFSNVMDPEDYAAFPAFDDDPWARKWNLWGYIDARDGAQAIRRALEWDTTGFDRFIIAAADTVMSRPNDELVAEVFPGVPLKRELGVNDTLLSIDKARRVLGYAPTHSWRDEV from the coding sequence ATGCGAATCGCGGTCACCGGAGGATCGGGCAAGCTCGGACGCACTGTCGTGCGCGAGCTGCGGAAGTCGGGAGACGTCGTCGTCTCCCTCGACGCGGCGGGGGAGCGTGGTCCTGGTTTCGTCCGCGTCGACCTCACCGACTACGGGCAGACGGTGGATGCGATCTTCGGCGTCAACGACAAGCACGACGGCTTCGACGCGATCGTGCACCTGGCGGCCATCCCGGCGCCGGGCATCCTGAGCGACGTCGCTACGTTCCACAACAACATCCGGGTCACGTACAACGTGTTCCAGGCCGCGCGCCGCGCAGGCATCCGGAATGTCGTGTACGCGTCGAGCGAGACCGTGCTGGGCCTGCCGTTCGACGTGCCGCCGCCGTACATCCCCGTCGACGAGGACTACCCGGCCCGGCCGGAGAGCACCTACTCGCTGGTGAAGCACCTTGAGGAGCAGATGGCGATCGAGCTGGTGCGCTGGGATCCTGCGCTGAAGATCGTGGCGCTGCGCTTCTCGAACGTGATGGACCCGGAGGACTACGCGGCGTTCCCGGCGTTCGACGACGACCCGTGGGCGCGCAAGTGGAACCTGTGGGGCTACATCGACGCGCGGGACGGCGCCCAGGCCATCCGCCGCGCGCTGGAGTGGGACACGACCGGTTTCGACCGCTTCATCATCGCCGCCGCTGACACCGTGATGAGCCGCCCCAACGACGAGCTCGTCGCCGAGGTGTTCCCCGGTGTGCCGCTGAAGCGCGAGCTCGGCGTCAACGACACCCTCCTGTCGATCGACAAGGCCCGCCGCGTCCTCGGCTACGCCCCCACCCACTCCTGGCGCGACGAGGTCTGA
- a CDS encoding endonuclease domain-containing protein, translating into MRTPPPLPRPLVGVPFTLSQAQRHGVDALRLRAGDIHHPFHGVNLSYGPGELQELCRAYLRVMPMHAFFSHTTAAELLGIPLPADAPRRPLHVSVLSPRTAPHGRGVTGHSLREIEGMDVSGLPVSMPAHVWCQLSGMLGPSDLVAAGDHLVGARNRPPIVTIDQLAETSARVRRTKGGKARAWALSRIRFGTDSRPESLLRLFLEELGITGLRVNEPVLVADGRVLHPDLALPDQRIAFEYDGDGHRVERRQWFLDIKRHDLLVAAGWRVLRVTADDLFADRAAFVQRLQRFAPNLGIATPKTEIWRKS; encoded by the coding sequence ATGCGAACCCCACCACCCCTCCCACGACCGCTCGTCGGTGTCCCTTTCACTCTGTCGCAGGCACAGCGGCACGGCGTCGACGCGTTGCGCTTGCGCGCCGGCGACATCCACCATCCGTTTCACGGCGTGAATCTGTCGTATGGTCCAGGTGAGCTGCAGGAGCTGTGTCGGGCGTACCTGCGCGTCATGCCGATGCATGCGTTCTTCAGTCACACCACGGCCGCTGAACTCCTCGGCATCCCGTTGCCGGCTGATGCGCCTCGTCGCCCCTTGCACGTGTCGGTGCTCTCTCCACGCACAGCCCCGCACGGTCGAGGGGTGACCGGGCACAGTCTGCGAGAGATCGAAGGGATGGACGTTAGCGGCCTTCCGGTGTCCATGCCCGCTCATGTTTGGTGCCAGCTCTCCGGGATGCTCGGGCCGAGCGATCTCGTCGCTGCCGGCGACCATCTCGTCGGCGCGCGAAACCGCCCTCCGATCGTCACGATCGATCAGTTGGCGGAGACATCCGCCCGCGTTCGCCGGACGAAAGGAGGCAAGGCGCGCGCCTGGGCTCTGTCCCGCATCCGGTTCGGAACCGACTCCCGCCCGGAGAGCTTGCTGCGCCTGTTCCTGGAGGAGCTCGGCATCACGGGCCTCAGGGTGAACGAGCCCGTCCTGGTTGCCGACGGCCGGGTCCTGCACCCGGACCTTGCACTTCCCGACCAGCGCATCGCGTTCGAGTACGACGGAGACGGACACCGGGTCGAGAGGCGCCAGTGGTTCCTCGACATCAAACGTCACGACCTTCTCGTGGCGGCAGGCTGGCGGGTGCTCAGGGTCACCGCCGACGACCTCTTCGCCGACCGCGCCGCATTCGTCCAACGCCTCCAACGATTTGCGCCAAATCTCGGTATTGCGACGCCGAAAACCGAGATTTGGCGCAAATCGTGA
- a CDS encoding AMP-dependent synthetase/ligase: MKQILTPAIVPADPDANATDLLVDRVAQTPDQPLFSLPDGDGWRDVSAAEFHRQVIALAKGLVAAGIEPGDKIGLMSKTRYEWTLIDFAVWFAGAVLVPIYETSSPTQIQWNMSDSGAMAVFLENAEMHARFDEVHPELPDIRTVWQLHLGDLDKLAAAGVDVPDEEIERRRRIAKGSDIGTLIYTSGSTGRPKGCVLTHSNFVELSRNSAEALKQVVQQPGGASTLLFITTAHVFARFIAVLCVTGGVKVGHQADTKQLLPALASFKPTFLLAVPRVFEKVYNSAEQKAESGGRGKIFRAAAEVAVEHSKAVEAGSVPFGLKLKFALYDRLVYSKLRAAMGGRVKFAVSGSAPLGSHLGHFYHSLGIKVLEGYGLTETTAPATVNRPDTFRIGTVGPALPGVDLRLADDGEIEVRGINVFKEYWKNPEATAAAFDDGWFKTGDLGSFDEDGFLTITGRKKEIIVTAGGKNVSPAALEDPIRSNPLVSQVIVVGDQKPFISALITLDTEMLPTWLANNGEDKDMTLAEASVNPAVHAEIQRAIDHANAGVSRAESVRKFVVLATELSEASGHLTPKMSIKRNVILADFADVIDGIYSDNPRTEGFSLAH, encoded by the coding sequence GTGAAACAGATCCTTACCCCCGCGATCGTCCCTGCTGACCCGGACGCCAACGCCACCGACCTGCTCGTCGACCGCGTTGCGCAGACGCCGGACCAGCCGCTGTTCAGCCTCCCGGATGGCGACGGCTGGCGCGACGTCTCGGCGGCGGAGTTCCACCGCCAGGTGATCGCACTCGCCAAGGGCCTGGTCGCCGCCGGCATCGAGCCCGGCGACAAGATCGGGCTGATGTCGAAGACCCGATACGAGTGGACTCTCATCGACTTCGCCGTGTGGTTCGCCGGCGCGGTGCTCGTTCCGATCTACGAGACGTCCTCCCCCACCCAGATCCAGTGGAACATGTCCGACTCCGGCGCGATGGCGGTGTTCCTGGAGAACGCCGAGATGCACGCGCGCTTCGACGAGGTGCACCCCGAGCTCCCCGACATCCGCACCGTCTGGCAGCTGCACCTCGGCGACCTCGACAAGCTCGCCGCCGCGGGCGTCGACGTGCCCGACGAGGAGATCGAGCGTCGCCGCCGCATCGCCAAGGGCTCCGACATCGGCACGCTGATCTACACCTCCGGTTCGACCGGACGGCCGAAGGGATGCGTCCTCACGCACTCGAACTTCGTCGAGCTCTCGCGCAACTCGGCCGAGGCGCTCAAGCAGGTCGTGCAGCAGCCGGGTGGCGCATCCACTCTGCTCTTCATCACCACCGCGCACGTCTTCGCCCGCTTCATCGCCGTGCTCTGCGTCACCGGCGGCGTGAAGGTCGGCCACCAGGCCGACACCAAGCAGCTGCTGCCTGCGCTGGCGAGCTTCAAGCCGACGTTCCTGCTGGCGGTGCCGCGCGTTTTCGAGAAGGTCTACAACTCGGCCGAGCAGAAGGCGGAGTCCGGTGGCCGCGGCAAGATCTTCCGTGCCGCCGCGGAGGTCGCGGTCGAGCACTCGAAGGCCGTCGAGGCGGGCTCGGTGCCGTTCGGACTGAAGCTCAAGTTCGCCCTTTACGACCGGCTCGTGTATTCGAAGCTCCGTGCCGCGATGGGCGGCCGCGTGAAGTTCGCGGTTTCGGGCTCCGCACCGCTCGGCTCGCACCTCGGCCACTTCTACCACAGCCTCGGCATCAAGGTCCTGGAGGGATACGGGCTCACCGAGACCACGGCGCCCGCGACCGTGAACCGGCCGGACACGTTCCGGATCGGCACGGTCGGACCGGCGCTCCCGGGCGTCGACCTGCGTCTCGCCGACGACGGCGAGATCGAGGTGCGCGGCATCAACGTCTTCAAGGAGTACTGGAAGAACCCGGAGGCGACGGCCGCGGCGTTCGACGACGGCTGGTTCAAGACCGGCGACCTCGGTTCGTTCGACGAGGACGGCTTCCTCACGATCACGGGGCGCAAGAAGGAGATCATCGTCACGGCCGGTGGCAAGAACGTCTCCCCCGCCGCGCTCGAGGACCCCATCCGCTCGAACCCGCTCGTGAGCCAGGTGATCGTGGTGGGCGACCAGAAGCCGTTCATCTCCGCCCTCATCACCCTCGACACCGAGATGCTGCCCACGTGGCTCGCCAACAACGGCGAGGACAAGGACATGACCCTCGCCGAGGCGTCGGTCAATCCGGCCGTCCACGCCGAGATCCAGCGCGCCATCGACCACGCCAACGCCGGCGTCTCGCGCGCCGAGAGCGTCCGCAAGTTCGTGGTGCTCGCGACGGAGCTGAGCGAGGCGAGCGGCCACCTGACGCCCAAGATGAGTATCAAGCGCAACGTCATCCTCGCCGACTTCGCGGACGTGATCGACGGCATCTACAGCGACAACCCCCGCACCGAGGGCTTCTCCCTCGCCCACTGA
- a CDS encoding ROK family glucokinase: MHAIGIDIGGTKIAGALVDELGTIVREDRVPTDATRPEEIENAVVAMIQRLSDGPEEIAGAGVAAAGFIDAAQSTVYYAPNINWRHEPFREKLEERLDIPVIIENDANAAGWAEFRYGAGRLVSDMVVLTIGTGVGGAIVSNDRLFRGGFGAGAEIGHMRVVPGGLPCGCGAHGCIEQYGSGRALQRMANELADAGGIGQGLADVRSRTGALTGNDISALITAGDPGALAALRQLGDWLGQACASLGAILDPQLFVFGGGVAQAGELLLEPIRLAYLENLPARGFHPEPEFAIAELVNDAGVVGAADLARLHASSL, from the coding sequence GTGCACGCCATCGGCATCGACATCGGAGGGACCAAGATCGCCGGAGCCCTCGTCGACGAGCTCGGGACGATCGTCCGGGAGGATCGCGTCCCCACCGACGCGACGCGTCCGGAGGAGATCGAGAACGCGGTCGTCGCGATGATCCAGCGCCTCAGCGACGGCCCCGAGGAGATCGCCGGTGCGGGAGTCGCCGCCGCCGGCTTCATCGACGCCGCTCAGTCGACCGTCTACTACGCGCCGAACATCAACTGGCGCCACGAGCCCTTCCGGGAGAAGCTCGAGGAGCGTCTCGACATCCCCGTGATCATCGAGAACGACGCCAACGCGGCCGGCTGGGCGGAGTTCCGCTACGGCGCGGGCCGGCTGGTCTCCGACATGGTGGTCCTCACCATCGGAACCGGTGTGGGGGGTGCGATCGTCAGCAACGACCGCCTGTTCCGCGGCGGCTTCGGCGCGGGAGCCGAGATCGGCCACATGCGCGTCGTACCCGGAGGGCTTCCCTGCGGCTGCGGCGCGCACGGCTGCATCGAGCAGTACGGCTCCGGCCGCGCCCTGCAGCGCATGGCGAACGAGCTCGCGGATGCGGGCGGGATCGGCCAGGGACTCGCGGATGTGCGCAGCCGGACCGGCGCGCTCACCGGGAACGACATCAGCGCCCTGATCACTGCGGGCGACCCGGGCGCGCTCGCCGCTCTCCGCCAGCTCGGCGACTGGCTCGGGCAGGCGTGCGCGAGCCTCGGCGCCATCCTCGACCCGCAGCTCTTCGTCTTCGGCGGCGGCGTCGCCCAGGCCGGCGAGCTGCTGCTGGAGCCCATCCGGCTGGCGTATCTGGAGAACCTGCCCGCCCGCGGCTTCCACCCGGAGCCCGAGTTCGCGATCGCCGAGCTGGTGAACGACGCCGGGGTGGTCGGAGCGGCCGACCTGGCGCGACTGCACGCATCCTCGCTCTAG
- a CDS encoding lysophospholipid acyltransferase family protein produces MFYWLMKYVIVGPLLRGIFRPWVVGLENIPTDGPVILASNHLSFIDSIFLPLEVDRHVSFLAKSDYFTRRGLKGWATKAFMNATGQLPIDRSGGKASEASLNTGLAVLARGEILGIYPEGTRSPDGKLYRGRTGVARMILEAGVPVVPVAMVDTAKIMPIGKRLPKIGRIGIIVGEPLDFSRFDGMEGDRFILRSVTDEIMYELQRLGDQEYVDVYASTVKEKRATLSQ; encoded by the coding sequence ATGTTCTACTGGCTGATGAAGTACGTGATCGTGGGACCGCTGCTGCGCGGTATCTTCCGGCCGTGGGTCGTCGGCCTCGAGAACATCCCCACCGACGGACCGGTCATCCTCGCGAGCAACCATCTGTCGTTCATCGACTCGATCTTCCTGCCGCTCGAGGTCGACCGGCACGTGTCCTTCCTCGCCAAGAGCGACTACTTCACCCGCAGGGGCCTGAAGGGATGGGCGACCAAGGCGTTCATGAACGCCACCGGCCAGCTGCCCATCGACCGCTCCGGCGGCAAGGCGTCGGAGGCGTCGCTCAACACCGGGCTCGCCGTACTCGCTCGTGGCGAGATCCTCGGCATCTACCCGGAGGGCACCCGCAGCCCGGACGGCAAGCTGTACCGCGGCCGAACGGGCGTCGCGCGGATGATCCTGGAGGCCGGCGTCCCGGTCGTCCCCGTCGCGATGGTGGATACGGCCAAGATCATGCCGATCGGCAAGCGGCTCCCGAAGATCGGGCGCATCGGCATCATCGTGGGGGAGCCGCTCGACTTCTCCCGGTTCGACGGGATGGAGGGCGACCGCTTCATCCTGCGCTCCGTCACCGACGAGATCATGTACGAGCTGCAGCGCCTCGGCGACCAGGAATACGTCGATGTCTACGCCAGCACGGTCAAGGAGAAGCGGGCGACGCTGTCACAGTAG
- a CDS encoding class II 3-deoxy-7-phosphoheptulonate synthase, giving the protein MIEGLEYWRTLPIKQQPAWPDPEAAAAASAEIATLPPLVFAGEVDQLRTRLARAAEGKAFLLQGGDCAETFAGATADAIRNRVKTVLQMAVVLTYGASVPVIKMGRMAGQFAKPRSSDTETRNGVTLPAYRGDIVNGYDFTPESRQADPRRLVQGYHTAASTLNLIRAFTQGGFADLRQVHSWNRGFAANPANQRYEGLAREIDRAIKFMEAAGADFDELTRVEFYSSHEALLMDYERPMTRIDSRTGTPYNTSAHFVWIGERTRELDGAHVDFLSRVRNPIGVKLGPTTSRDDMLRLIDKLDPEREPGRLTFITRMGAGKIRDALPPLLEAIKRSDAKPLWVTDPMHGNGLTTPTGYKTRRFDDIVDEVKGFFEAHRAAGTNPGGIHVELTGDDVTECLGGSEHIDEETLATRYESLCDPRLNHQQSLELAFLVAEELSAAGR; this is encoded by the coding sequence GTGATCGAGGGCCTGGAGTATTGGCGCACTCTCCCGATCAAGCAGCAGCCGGCCTGGCCGGACCCGGAGGCGGCCGCCGCCGCGTCCGCCGAGATCGCCACCCTTCCGCCGCTGGTGTTCGCCGGCGAGGTCGACCAGTTGCGGACGCGGCTGGCCCGGGCCGCCGAGGGTAAGGCATTCCTGCTGCAGGGCGGCGACTGCGCCGAGACGTTCGCCGGAGCGACCGCCGACGCCATCCGCAACCGCGTCAAGACGGTGCTGCAGATGGCCGTCGTTCTCACCTACGGCGCCTCCGTGCCCGTCATCAAGATGGGCCGCATGGCCGGGCAGTTCGCCAAGCCGCGCTCCAGCGACACAGAGACGCGCAACGGCGTCACGCTGCCGGCGTACCGCGGCGACATCGTCAACGGCTACGACTTCACGCCCGAGTCGCGCCAGGCCGATCCGCGCCGGCTGGTGCAGGGGTACCACACCGCCGCATCCACGCTGAACCTCATCCGCGCTTTCACCCAGGGTGGTTTCGCCGACCTGCGCCAGGTGCACAGCTGGAACCGCGGCTTCGCCGCGAACCCGGCCAACCAGCGCTACGAGGGCCTCGCACGCGAGATCGATCGCGCCATCAAGTTCATGGAGGCGGCGGGCGCCGACTTCGACGAGCTCACGCGGGTGGAGTTCTACTCCAGCCACGAGGCGCTGCTCATGGACTACGAGCGGCCGATGACGCGCATCGACTCCCGCACCGGCACTCCGTACAACACGTCGGCGCACTTCGTCTGGATCGGCGAGCGGACGCGCGAGCTCGACGGCGCGCACGTCGACTTCCTGTCCCGCGTGCGCAACCCGATCGGCGTGAAGCTCGGGCCGACCACCTCCCGCGACGACATGCTGCGCCTGATCGACAAGCTGGACCCCGAGCGCGAGCCCGGCCGCCTGACCTTCATCACCCGGATGGGCGCCGGCAAGATCCGGGATGCCCTCCCGCCGCTGCTCGAGGCGATCAAGCGGTCGGACGCGAAGCCGCTGTGGGTCACCGACCCGATGCACGGCAACGGTCTCACCACGCCGACCGGCTACAAGACGCGCCGGTTCGACGACATCGTCGACGAGGTGAAGGGCTTCTTCGAGGCGCACCGCGCTGCCGGCACCAACCCGGGCGGCATCCACGTGGAGCTCACCGGCGACGACGTGACCGAGTGCCTGGGCGGTTCCGAGCACATCGACGAGGAGACGCTGGCGACCCGCTACGAGTCGCTCTGCGACCCCCGTCTGAATCACCAGCAGTCGCTGGAGCTGGCCTTCCTGGTCGCCGAGGAGCTCTCGGCCGCGGGCCGCTGA
- the pknB gene encoding Stk1 family PASTA domain-containing Ser/Thr kinase — protein MTTSQTDPMIGRLIDGRYQVRSRIARGGMATVYLATDLRLERRVAIKIMHGHLADDSTFKSRFVQEARSAARLAHPNVVNVFDQGQDSDMAYLVMEYLPGITLRDLLKDYGKLTPEQTIDIMEAVLAGLAAAHKAGIVHRDLKPENVLLADDGRIKIGDFGLARAASANTATGQALLGTIAYLSPELVTRGVADARSDIYALGIMMYEMLTGQQPFQGEQPMQIAYQHANDAVPAPSSKNPAVPAELDELVLWATEKDPDRRPRDAREMLDRLLEAEKALRGEAVLQPTMVLPPAYEIDQGDTQIINPAIRQQVASSTPAAATTLTTAAAKRRSKGWWLFALVLVLAGVAAGTGWYFGAGPGSLVAIPNVVNKAPDAAVSQLQKLGFKTAQAPEYSTTVAAGMVSSTDPGAGVPAGRGSTVTLRVSQGPKPVTIPPLAGTTIDTAKSAITGVGAKVGTVAEQFDAKVPANTVISATRADNGADISGGGNYFEAASVNLVVSVGAIPDVAGKSVEDASAILSKVKLLTSAGPQSYSDTVEEGDVISAQPQHEPVRPGDTLLLETSKGPEPVTIPDVAGKTWDVAKKALTDAGFKLKYSAIADVAPNAFVVSKVSPAGGTQAPKGSTITVNFAGF, from the coding sequence GTGACCACGAGCCAGACCGACCCGATGATCGGCCGTCTCATCGACGGCCGCTATCAGGTGCGCTCGCGGATCGCCCGAGGCGGCATGGCCACGGTGTACCTCGCGACCGACCTGCGCCTCGAGCGCCGCGTCGCGATCAAGATCATGCACGGCCACCTCGCCGACGACTCCACGTTCAAGAGCCGCTTCGTGCAGGAGGCCCGCTCGGCCGCACGGCTTGCACATCCCAACGTGGTCAACGTCTTCGATCAGGGCCAGGACTCGGACATGGCCTACCTGGTCATGGAGTACCTGCCCGGCATCACCCTGCGCGACCTGCTCAAGGACTACGGCAAGCTGACGCCCGAGCAGACCATCGACATCATGGAGGCGGTGCTCGCCGGCCTCGCCGCGGCGCACAAGGCGGGCATCGTCCACCGCGACCTCAAGCCGGAGAACGTGCTGCTCGCCGACGACGGGCGCATCAAGATCGGCGACTTCGGGCTCGCCCGTGCGGCCAGCGCCAACACGGCCACCGGCCAGGCGCTGCTCGGCACGATCGCGTACCTCTCCCCCGAGCTCGTCACCCGCGGCGTCGCCGACGCCCGAAGCGACATCTACGCGCTCGGCATCATGATGTACGAGATGCTCACCGGCCAGCAGCCCTTCCAGGGCGAGCAGCCGATGCAGATCGCCTACCAGCACGCGAACGACGCCGTGCCGGCGCCGAGCAGCAAGAACCCGGCCGTGCCCGCCGAGCTGGATGAGCTCGTCCTCTGGGCGACGGAGAAGGACCCGGACCGTCGACCCCGCGACGCGCGCGAGATGCTCGATCGCCTGCTGGAGGCCGAGAAGGCGCTCCGCGGCGAGGCCGTTCTGCAGCCGACGATGGTGCTGCCGCCCGCGTACGAGATCGACCAGGGCGACACCCAGATCATCAACCCGGCGATCCGCCAGCAGGTCGCGTCCAGCACGCCGGCCGCGGCGACGACCCTCACCACCGCCGCTGCCAAGCGCCGCTCGAAGGGCTGGTGGCTGTTCGCTCTCGTCCTCGTGCTCGCCGGCGTCGCAGCCGGCACCGGCTGGTACTTCGGGGCGGGCCCTGGTTCGCTGGTCGCCATCCCGAACGTCGTCAACAAGGCGCCGGATGCGGCGGTGTCGCAGCTGCAGAAGCTCGGCTTCAAGACGGCGCAGGCACCCGAGTACAGCACGACCGTCGCGGCCGGGATGGTGTCGAGCACCGACCCGGGAGCCGGCGTGCCCGCGGGGCGCGGCAGCACGGTGACGCTGCGCGTCTCGCAGGGGCCGAAGCCCGTGACCATCCCGCCGCTCGCCGGCACGACGATCGACACCGCCAAGAGCGCCATCACCGGCGTCGGGGCGAAGGTCGGCACGGTCGCCGAGCAGTTCGATGCCAAGGTGCCCGCCAACACCGTCATCTCGGCGACCCGCGCCGACAACGGCGCGGACATCTCCGGCGGCGGCAACTACTTCGAGGCCGCGTCGGTGAACCTCGTCGTGTCGGTCGGTGCGATCCCGGATGTCGCCGGCAAGTCCGTGGAGGACGCCTCGGCCATCCTGAGCAAGGTCAAGCTCCTCACCTCCGCCGGCCCGCAGAGCTACAGCGACACGGTCGAGGAGGGCGACGTGATCTCCGCGCAGCCGCAGCACGAGCCCGTGCGCCCCGGCGACACGCTGCTGCTGGAGACGTCGAAGGGGCCGGAGCCCGTCACGATCCCGGATGTCGCCGGCAAGACCTGGGATGTGGCCAAGAAGGCGCTCACCGACGCCGGCTTCAAGCTCAAGTACAGCGCCATCGCCGACGTCGCACCGAACGCGTTCGTCGTGTCGAAGGTGTCGCCGGCCGGCGGGACCCAGGCGCCCAAGGGCTCCACCATCACGGTCAACTTCGCCGGGTTCTGA